A window of Plasmodium brasilianum strain Bolivian I chromosome 8, whole genome shotgun sequence contains these coding sequences:
- a CDS encoding U4/U6.U5 tri-snRNP-associated protein 1 gives MDDKECKLSIEETNKLREKLGLKMLQIEGKGKKKCSTGDEKNGDNKKKLHNTNKNRKNSEQGENKGRKKNYVKDKEQIAGKEEKGEEEKGEAEKQKQTHIQEETNTAKTISAEFKDDINDVEKWVNKTRNTMNKRLAQEGIKYSDDEDEDEEENEEENENKSKNKKKKKVQKKEIKKRNKTNDFVSNVKVEHKNEDITGDNMILTLKDTNVLNNEEEDCLINEELKKQNVQNILSKNDDSFWNKNFYNPLSYYDDTSKKVEDNSSIRMIPKYEDEKYSFNVNIKYDQNDQSSRNDGKSKIPANDKGMTKEEKELKKGSSNKKKEQVKEEQKTVDTDIFKLKKRKIKNISRRKKEEDAWDFLYDDEPREEDQHRKFGKENEEENIGQSREPYGGEYVEQTERTDIDRDSIVDDVIKKIKEEQMHIKFNYFDNIMSENEEENELYELLEKGNNFKKRKKENNYQNELLKYIVINDEGNKINDDKNNNDIIKLTNASEFCKNISLPLDINESEKNSKFKKNEKSVGHMDEDQDSSVYHHSKKNNENKLINTYNEVNDWIKNGEKKDSKKKKKIDNDLSDDMDDENDDLSQDGVSEIFNEIKLDEGLYGALEYLKTKGELNIEDKIYRNPENKPLHMSTDKNDIKLDYKNDAGKVMTPKETFRYISWIFHGKKQGKNKLEKKIKRMEMERRFKENPIDSLPTLNVLKKYQQVQKKSFFTLSSNN, from the coding sequence ATGGATGATAAGGAATGCAAATTAAGCATAGAAGAAACAAACAAATTAAGAGAAAAGTTAGGCTTGAAAATGTTACAGATTGAaggaaagggaaaaaaaaaatgtagtactggtgatgaaaaaaatggggataataaaaagaaattacataacacaaataaaaataggaaaaatagTGAACAGGGAGAAAATaaagggagaaaaaaaaattatgtaaaagaCAAAGAGCAGATAGCAGGAAAGGAGGAAAAAggagaagaagaaaaaggagaAGCCGAAAAACAAAAGCAAACGCATATTCAGGAGGAAACGAACACAGCAAAAACGATAAGTGCAGAATTTAAGGACGATATAAATGATGTAGAAAAATGGGTAAATAAAACGAGAAATACCATGAATAAGAGACTTGCACAGGAGGGCATAAAATATAGTGATGATGAGGATGAAGATGAAGAGGAAAATGaggaagaaaatgaaaataaaagtaaaaataaaaaaaaaaaaaaagtacaaaaaaaagaaataaaaaagcggAACAAAACGAATGATTTTGTAAGTAATGTAAAGGTAGAACACAAAAACGAAGACATAACGGGTGATAATATGATTTTGACTTTAAAAGATACGAATGTTTTAAATAACGAAGAAGAAGACTGcttaataaatgaagaattgaaaaaacaaaatgtgCAAAATATACTTTCAAAAAACGATGATAGTTTTtggaataaaaatttctatAACCCGTTGTCTTATTATGATGATACTAGTAAGAAGGTAGAGGACAATTCTTCCATCCGTATGATCCCAAAGTATgaagatgaaaaatattctttcaatgttaatataaaatatgatcaAAATGATCAAAGTAGCCGAAATGATGGGAAAAGCAAAATACCAGCTAATGATAAAGGAATGAcaaaagaagagaaagaaTTGAAAAAGGGAAGCtctaataagaaaaaagaacaagTGAAAGAGGAGCAAAAAACAGTAGATACCGATATATTcaaattaaagaaaagaaaaattaaaaatataagtagaagaaaaaaggaagaagatGCTTGGGATTTTCTCTATGATGACGAACCAAGGGAAGAAGACCAACATAGAAAGTTTGGAAAAGAAAACGAAGAGGAGAATATAGGACAGAGCAGAGAACCGTATGGAGGGGAGTATGTTGAACAGACCGAAAGGACAGATATCGACCGCGATAGTATCGTAGAtgatgttattaaaaaaataaaggaggAACAAATGCACATAAAATTCAACTATTTCGATAATATAATGAGTGAAAAcgaagaagaaaatgaattatatgaaCTTTTGGAAAAGgggaataattttaaaaaaagaaaaaaggaaaacaattATCAGAATGAActcttaaaatatatagttataaATGATGAAgggaacaaaataaatgatgataaaaataataatgatattataaaattaacaaatgcATCagaattttgtaaaaatatatcattaccattagatataaatgaaagtgaaaaaaattcaaaatttaaaaaaaatgaaaagagtGTGGGACATATGGACGAAGACCAGGATAGTAGCGTATATCAtcattctaaaaaaaataatgaaaataaattaataaatacatataacgAAGTTAATGACTGGATCAAaaatggagaaaaaaaagattcaaaaaaaaaaaaaaaaattgataacgATCTCAGTGACGACATggatgatgaaaatgatgatCTTTCACAAGATGGAGTGTCtgaaatttttaatgaaataaaactaGATGAAGGGTTATATGGTGCtttagaatatttaaaaacaaagGGGGAATTAAATATAGAAGATAAGATATATAGAAATCCTGAAAACAAACCTTTACATATGTCAActgataaaaatgatataaaattagattataaaaatgacGCAGGAAAAGTGATGACTCCGAAAGAAACCTTTCGATATATATCATGGATTTTTCATGGAAAAAAAcaaggtaaaaataaattagaaaaaaaaataaaaagaatggaAATGGAACGAAGATTTAAAGAAAACCCAATAGATTCCTTACCAACCTTAaatgttttgaaaaaatatcaacaagtacaaaaaaaatcttttttcaCCTTGTCAAGCAATAATTAA
- a CDS encoding BSD domain-containing protein — MEEEKIVDMFEVLYNNEKGELYITNKYFIFISEKTKKVKVDSNSLFLIDDIDLKVCILSWRKTEKSKKTKKIRFSFAIRTIKNNFCFHDYNNTELYIFEFFNDKDYNSVSDLINYLNKGNLKSHLYIDFNLNLLSGKYKVFEDEEVIDGSEEYKNISSDRKKELHKVGGGANNVGDAANNIGGREINTGNNEKRISGSDNNVDSNDNVRSARGKNTEGRIDIPPHHGSKSKGEKPKNVEEKYEEIEKNKVIPYLHSSSDENNDNENDKNLNKNDCFNALNKVLESDTRLKSLYDMCIENNILDKEEFYKLHKNDIYEHRNVGLSADTNILKEPIYITEEQKNSKSVEINKELSKLILSENTELKKLYDYYTENNILNESKFWFFLFNNKYSHLFFYDKNEKEIMGNKNFLNIKEENSFENLSYNVENLNQDIKGTLEKCILKEYLSTKSYNRKNILFKNNYYFNEENVEGFGVFTNEKLIKNNNSLNLLINKFNNYCISMIKDKKFTLDKFYDDLKNKVEDTDLNPVQEKKELHFNLENKKKSLSHKEYTNNELSENKNYLNKHFPAFMQDLKNNRPSSKKNYSDLYNIGRHLFVLNTKKCQNNQSLLIGTIEYDQHILDIVKDYHMKINYLLNLFYTSYIPEQNKRNKILENLSRIKDEIQAKQEEYNSVLIMGKPLLIHLFEQISICKKFNEKLHKYIEEKRKKA, encoded by the exons ATGGAGGAAGAAAAGATTGTAGACATGTTCGAAGTGCTGTATAACAATGAAAAAGGGgagttatatataacaaacaaatattttatttttatatctgaaaaaacgaaaaaggtAAAGGTTGACAGTAACTCGCTTTTTCTTATTGATGATATAGATCTAAAGGTTTGTATCCTAAGTTGGAGAAAAACAGAAAAGtctaaaaaaacaaaaaaaatacgttTCTCTTTTGCTATAAGaactattaaaaataatttttgttttcatgaTTACAACAATACagaattatacatttttgaattttttaatgacaAGGATTATAACAGTGTATCAGAtctaattaattatttaaataaaggGAATTTAAAGAGTCATCTGTACATAGATTTTAACTTAAATCTTTTAAGTGGTAAATACAAAGTATTTGAGGACGAAGAAGTAATTGATGGCAGTGAggaatataagaatataagCAGTGATAGAAAAAAGGAACTCCACAAGGTTGGCGGTGGAGCAAACAACGTTGGCGATGCTGCAAATAACATAGGAGGTAGAGAAATTAACACAGGCAATAATGAGAAAAGGATTAGCGGTAGCGATAACAATGTTGACAGTAACGATAATGTCAGAAGTGCAAGGGGAAAAAATACTGAAGGTCGAATAGACATACCCCCTCACCATGGCAGCAAGTCCAAGGGAGAAAAACCAAAAAATGtggaagaaaaatatgaagaaatagaaaaaaataaagtaataccTTACCTTCACAGTAGCAGTGATGagaataatgataatgagaatgataaaaatttaaataaaaatgattgtTTTAATGCATTAAATAAAGTGCTTGAATCAGATACGCGCttaaaaagtttatatgATATGTGTATAGAAAACAATATACTAGACAAAgaagaattttataaattacataaaaatgatatatatgaacataggAACGTTGGTTTAAGTGCagatacaaatattttaaaagaaccaatatatataacagaaGAACAGAAGAATTCTAAAAGtgttgaaataaataaagaattaagtaaattaatattatcagAAAATACAGAATTGAAAAAGCTGTATGATTATTATACTGAAAATAACATCCTAAATGAAAGTAAATTTTggttttttctatttaacaataaatatagtcatttatttttttatgataaaaatgaaaaagaaattatgggaaataaaaattttttaaatataaaagaagaaaattcttttgaaaatttatcatataatgTAGAAAATTTAAACCAAGACATTAAAGGGACTTtagaaaaatgtattttaaaagaataccTATCAACCAAATcgtataatagaaaaaatatactttttaaaaataattattattttaatgagGAAAATGTTGAAGGGTTTGGTGTATTTAccaatgaaaaattaattaaaaataacaactCGCTTAACTtattaataaacaaatttaataattattgtatAAGTATGATtaaggataaaaaatttactttagACAAATTTTAtgatgatttaaaaaataaagttgaGGACACGGATTTAAATCCtgtacaagaaaaaaaagagttacATTTCAatttggaaaataaaaaaaaaagtttatctCATAAGGAATATACGAATAACGAATTgtcagaaaataaaaattatctgAACAAACATTTTCCAGCCTTTATGCAAGACTTGAAAAATAACAGACCATcgagcaaaaaaaattattccgACCTCTACAACATAG GTAGACATTTATTCGTTTTAAATACAAAGAAGTGTCAGAACAATCAGTCGTTGCTAATTGGAACAATAGAATACGACCAGCACATTCTTGATATTGTAAAAGACTatcatatgaaaataaattatttacttaACCTTTTTTACACCTCATACATTCCTGAGCAAAACAAGAGAAATAAAATCCTGGAAAACTTGTCCAGAATTAAGGACGAAATACAGGCCAAGCAG GAAGAGTATAACAGCGTATTAATTATGGGGAAACctttattaattcatttgTTTGAGCAAATTAGTATttgcaaaaaatttaatgaaaaacttcataaatacatagaagaaaaaaggaaaaaggccTAG
- a CDS encoding protein RIPR has product MSAARFVGIYHSQFSRETKKMAFKWLLISVIVFGKKVLTLNIVNSIFYQKDEINNLTFSLDHRAREKAERAKLHFKNGEISYVYSDNGISSIFTLTAEKDIKEFFSLNEDIKSCDYFITKGGLLNREKKHKCFRETFCGIVPNFKYIKKKKKENDILLYCAYFNETHIIIYHVGKPKILEPNITYENIFFEKDKKGIINCYAMDIDIRYVHVYATNECVHNYFLEYIKEACQGKKYCELDFTTIKNGENCPMSKNIFITVQYTCVATCNPKLNEICDIHNSNGLMQTCKYGYNMAIELSDECERNYTCGNSDICSVNAYCNESSKTCKCKTSLLPFISNNCVYNNICKVLTCPENSTCEKVDNEEKGECKCQKDKYFYKNRCYNKYDLELAIKMELPIRRRTYYEHTLYDGLSLRPEHIYMQCENGYYIEVVNAYASCYHVSFEKNYMKYITDYLKRACNGKTRCAYGNSIDAVEHIDIDNMCNEHKVIFHYEYLCAQDDKIGKPLLMLEGSTLPLTSPPQMGIIAPGGNDMHNLFVQMQGGSKVHTEGGMKWAAKRTMERTVSSPVALSVEEINPAQSYNRFKRKSEIFRSRFSSKIRCDGGTITVTTALLKTGDGCEDLNMTSSVKSYCDGLSDCDIGLTHHFDTYCINDQYLFVSYECLDLCTYCPPNSSCYGNKYNYKCLCDSPYISIRNNTACQAPTNCSVAVCGKNQVCKQINNDQFICECNSGYKNVNGTCVIDDNCDLLCPSNKSCIIENGEKICKCTNGLSLVNGVCVCSDDHIINNENLCIPKNKCKRKEYTNICKNKNEECSYDAKEDIVKCVCMEHYFRTDRGDCKPINYCENLKCNENEECKIVNYKATCECKQNLKRNTLGQCVYNNLCLINNGNCPIDSNCMYYLNKPHECVCHKQGFVAHKGKCVLLDKCNEGNTCSENSICVNVMNKEPICICTFNYFKKDGLCILQNPCLKDNGGCSRNSNCIFKNNKITCACKENYLNLNNSCVPKTTNMDKSFTFTYDKDVSIVLGSCAIIELLHINNQIIWKTNYSNESYIFNYEFPTSGQLIAQIKNQFSSSILYLKKKAQNDFVYDDFHMEHKSCKYENVFFYSHRDGNAEPGELGEPFAQDAQGE; this is encoded by the coding sequence ATGAGTGCTGCTAGGTTCGTGGGCATATACCATAGTCAGTTCTCTAGAGAAACCAAAAAAATGGCCTTCAAGTGGCTTCTAATCTCCGTAATAGTATTCGGAAAAAAGGTACTCACAttaaatatagtaaataGTATATTCTACCAGAAGGACGAGATAAACAACTTAACATTTTCACTAGATCATAGAGCAAGAGAAAAAGCAGAAAGAGCAAAgctacattttaaaaatgggGAAATATCATATGTTTATAGTGATAATGGTATTTCttcaatatttacattaacagctgaaaaggatataaaagaatttttttctcttaatgAAGACATAAAATCATGCgattattttataacaaaAGGGGGTTTAttaaatagagaaaaaaagcataaatgTTTTAGAGAAACGTTTTGTGGAATAGTaccaaattttaaatatataaaaaagaaaaaaaaagaaaatgatattttactatattgtGCTTATTTTAACGAaacacatataattatttatcatGTTGGGAAACCAAAAATTTTAGAACCTAACATaacatatgaaaatattttttttgaaaaagataaaaagggTATCATTAATTGTTATGCTATGGATATTGATATAcgatatgtacatgtatatgcaaCAAATGAATGtgtacataattattttttagaatatattaaagaagCATGTcaagggaaaaaatattgtgaACTTGATTTTACGACAATTAAAAATGGGGAAAATTGTCCTAtgagtaaaaatatttttatcacaGTGCAATATACATGTGTAGCAACATGTAATCCTAAATTGAACGAAATTTGTGATATACATAATTCAAACGGATTGATGCAAACGTGCAAATATGGATATAATATGGCAATAGAACTATCTGATGAATGCGAGAGAAATTATACATGTGGTAATAGTGATATTTGTTCTGTTAATGCATACTGTAACGAATCTAGTAAAACATGTAAATGCAAAACTTCCTTATTACCATTCATTTCAAATAATTGTGTGTATAATAACATATGCAAAGTTTTGACATGTCCTGAGAATTCAACATGTGAAAAAGTAGAcaatgaagaaaaaggagAATGTAAATGtcaaaaagataaatatttttataaaaatagatgctataataaatatgatttaGAATTAGCTATAAAGATGGAATTACCTATACGAAGGAGAACATATTATGAACATACATTATATGATGGGTTATCATTACGACCtgaacatatttatatgcagtGTGAAAATGGCTACTATATTGAAGTTGTCAATGCATATGCTTCATGTTATCATGtttcatttgaaaaaaattatatgaaatatataactgATTATTTAAAACGCGCATGCAATGGAAAAACCAGGTGCGCTTATGGAAATAGTATAGACGCTGTAGAACATATTGACATTGACAATATGTGTAATGAGCATAAAGTCATTTTTCACTATGAGTATTTGTGTGCACAAGATGATAAAATAGGGAAACCGCTCCTCATGTTGGAGGGTTCTACTCTTCCCTTAACATCTCCTCCACAGATGGGAATTATTGCTCCAGGTGGAAATGATATGCACAATTTGTTTGTTCAAATGCAGGGTGGGTCAAAGGTTCACACAGAAGGGGGAATGAAATGGGCAGCAAAAAGGACAATGGAAAGGACAGTCTCAAGCCCAGTGGCACTATCTGTGGAAGAGATTAATCCTGCACAAAGCTATAACAggtttaaaagaaaaagcgaAATATTCAGAAGCAGGTTTTCAAGTAAAATACGGTGCGATGGTGGAACGATAACAGTAACAACTGCTCTTTTAAAAACAGGAGATGGTTGTGAGGATTTAAATATGACTTCATCTGTTAAGTCTTACTGTGATGGGTTAAGTGATTGTGATATAGGATTAACACATCATTTCGATACTTATTGCATAAACGATCAATATCTTTTCGTATCGTACGAATGCTTAGacttatgtacatattgtCCACCTAACTCTTCATGTTATGgtaacaaatataattataaatgtttatgtGATAGCCCATATATAAGTATTCGAAATAACACCGCTTGCCAAGCACCTACAAATTGCAGCGTTGCAGTGTGTGGAAAAAATCAAGTatgtaaacaaataaataatgatcaGTTCATATGTGAATGTAATAGTGGatacaaaaatgtaaatggTACATGTGTCATTGACGACAACTGTGATCTGTTATGTCCATCAAATAAATCTTGTATAATTGAAAATGGGGAAAAGATATGTAAATGTACTAACGGACTTTCCTTAGTAAATGGTGTTTGTGTATGTAGTGATGatcatattattaataatgaaaatttatgtatacctaaaaataaatgtaaaagaaaagaatacacaaatatatgtaaaaataagaatgaaGAATGTTCTTATGATGCAAAGGAAGACATTGTaaaatgtgtatgtatggAACACTACTTTAGAACTGATAGAGGTGATTGTAAACCTATTAATTATTGTGagaatttaaaatgtaatgaaaatgaagaatgtAAAATTGTAAACTATAAAGCTACATGTGAATgcaaacaaaatttaaagaGAAATACTTTAGGTCAATgtgtttataataatttatgctTAATTAATAATGGGAATTGCCCTATAGATTCCAACTGTATGTATTACTTAAACAAACCACATGAATGTGTTTGTCATAAACAAGGTTTTGTTGCTCACAAAGGTAAATGCGTCTTACTAGACAAGTGTAATGAAGGTAATACGTGTTCAGAAAATTCTATCTGTGTTAATGTAATGAATAAAGAACCTATCtgtatatgcacatttaattattttaaaaaagatggTCTATGTATATTACAAAATCCTTGCTTAAAAGATAATGGAGGTTGCTCAAGAAATTcaaattgtatatttaaaaataataaaattacatgtgcatgtaaagaaaattatttaaatcttAATAATTCATGTGTACCTAAAACTACAAATATGGATAAATCTTTTACCTTCACTTATGATAAAGATGTATCTATTGTACTAGGAAGTTGTGCTATAATagaattattacatataaataatcaaaTTATTTGGAAAACAAACTATTCAAATGAAtcctatatttttaattatgaattTCCCACATCTGGACAGTTGATTGCTCAAATTAAAAATCAGTTTAGTAGTAGTatactttatttaaaaaagaaagccCAAAATGATTTTGTCTATGACGACTTTCACATGGAACATAAATCCTGCAAATACGAAAACGTGTTCTTCTACAGTCACAGGGATGGAAATGCGGAGCCGGGTGAACTGGGTGAGCCCTTTGCGCAGGATGCGCAGGGCGAATGA
- a CDS encoding hypothetical protein (conserved Plasmodium protein), with protein sequence MYVHKRLLNFYRNNSFAFFLGSTWFLLINSGLFFVVKYMNNFDHRHSYLDDAVNILKLHLNYSKKDSLKLVKKKGNIDSSNNRAKCELLLLFNSEKIYLNVNAIKKEKKKKKKKKKMDVGNPEDVYEYDDEYTEEDKDFSEYLENPYLIKKEIKFFFKKVKSFILSFISGKDNEEEEKKNSNAKKFIEKYDINDRKKVTNKDEKILHIIENGTTKWKINNIMMVKKKRKNADKDKKEEGGKKEYNDKSIYSFNNLYNNYFRYSYEICPIYGNPTHSSYYYKYENKEKTFNETQQIIGKIMLCAFFFSTFLAIKRICIYKNSYSSLNFVKNFVLNNKELCNIVGNNQIQILSISGVHEKNYINSKTFFQAKEKQGVVQITATKNNIDTTFFVLHAKVLLNSETVELKGK encoded by the coding sequence ATGTACGTGCATAAAAGGTTATTGAACTTTTACAGGAATAACAgctttgccttttttttggGGAGTACATGGTTTTTACTTATAAACAGCGGTTTGTTTTTTGTTgtgaaatatatgaacaactTTGATCATCGGCATTCGTATCTAGACGATGCagtaaacattttaaaattacatttaaattattcaaaaaaagatAGTCTTAAACtagtaaaaaagaaagggaATATAGACTCATCTAACAATAGAGCTAAATGTGAATTGTTGCTATTATTTAACAGTGAGAAAATATATCTTAATGTAAATGccataaaaaaggaaaaaaaaaaaaaaaaaaaaaaaaaaaaaatggacgTAGGTAACCCAGAAGATGTTTACGAGTATGATGATGAGTACACTGAAGAAGATAAAGACTTCTCggaatatttagaaaatccatacttaataaaaaaagaaataaaatttttttttaaaaaagtaaaatcaTTCATTTTGTCGTTCATTTCGGGTAAAGataatgaagaagaagaaaaaaaaaattccaacgcaaaaaaatttattgaaaaGTATGACATAAATGATCGAAAAAAAGTGACTaataaagatgaaaaaattcTTCATATTATTGAAAATGGGACcacaaaatggaaaataaacaACATAATGATGGTTaagaaaaagaggaaaaatgCTGATAAGGACAAAAAAGAGGAGGgaggaaaaaaagagtatAACGATAAATCCATATATAGTTTTAATAACCTATATAATAACTACTTTCGTTATAGCTACGAAATATGCCCTATATATGGAAATCCTACACACAGctcttattattataaatatgaaaataaagaaaaaacatttaatgAAACACAACAAATTATAGGAAAAATTATGTTGTgtgcatttttcttttccacttttttagccattaaaagaatatgcatatataaaaactccTATTCAAGTTTAAATTTTGtgaaaaattttgtattaaataataaagaactTTGCAATATTGTAGGTAATAAccaaatacaaatattaagTATTTCTGGAGTAcacgaaaaaaattatatcaataGCAAAACATTTTTTCAGGCAAAGGAAAAACAAGGTGTCGTACAAATAACCGCCacgaaaaataatattgacACAACATTCTTCGTACTCCATGCTAAAGTTTTGCTGAACAGCGAAACGGTTGAGTTAAAAGGGAAGTAG